One region of Bacillus zhangzhouensis genomic DNA includes:
- a CDS encoding YhfH family protein — MLGKITEFFRNLPSKKCTKCGNDLMEQHECYGNECEECSQVSYLK; from the coding sequence ATGCTAGGAAAAATCACAGAGTTTTTTAGAAATTTGCCCTCAAAGAAATGCACAAAATGTGGAAATGATTTAATGGAACAGCATGAGTGTTACGGTAATGAATGTGAGGAATGCTCACAAGTAAGTTATCTTAAATAA
- a CDS encoding sporulation protein, translating into MKKILAGVVIFGLLFITFFYVFSRTSEIFDENRAEKLLLSPADESISYEIDDKDTVEDFIEELNKGKQTSNHLKKNLKKPDYIAKVMFGRTNGTTFQLWTHRSQVVFLVDGTFYELNQKQSKSFQRQLKEAIQKR; encoded by the coding sequence ATGAAGAAAATCCTTGCAGGAGTTGTGATTTTTGGGCTTCTATTCATCACCTTCTTTTATGTGTTCAGCCGAACAAGCGAAATTTTTGATGAGAATCGAGCAGAAAAATTGCTGCTCTCGCCGGCTGATGAATCCATCTCGTATGAAATAGATGATAAGGACACAGTAGAAGATTTCATTGAAGAATTAAATAAAGGCAAACAAACAAGCAATCATCTCAAGAAAAATTTAAAAAAGCCCGATTATATCGCCAAGGTGATGTTCGGACGAACAAATGGCACCACCTTTCAGCTTTGGACCCACCGATCACAGGTCGTTTTTTTAGTTGATGGGACGTTTTATGAACTGAATCAAAAACAATCGAAATCTTTTCAGAGACAGTTAAAAGAAGCCATTCAAAAGAGATAA
- a CDS encoding MBL fold metallo-hydrolase, whose protein sequence is MKLTVIGCYGGFPAAGEATSGYLFESDGFRLLVDCGSGVLSKLQQYIDIEELDAVLLSHYHHDHIADIGPLQYAKLVGYHLGKSSGPLPIYGHTGDQEAFGRLADDVHTKAKPYQPEEGIQLGPFQIEFLKTIHPAECYAMRIQAKDAVVVYTADSSYQEAFIPFSKGAELLIAESNFYAGQDGSGAGHMNSTEVGKIAKEAKVGELIITHLPHFGHHKDLVNEAQALYTGSIQLAHSGLRWKKEGR, encoded by the coding sequence ATGAAATTAACCGTAATTGGATGCTATGGCGGGTTTCCGGCAGCTGGTGAAGCGACCTCAGGCTACCTGTTTGAATCAGATGGCTTTCGTCTGCTTGTAGACTGCGGAAGTGGTGTTCTTTCAAAGCTGCAGCAATACATTGATATAGAAGAACTAGATGCTGTTCTCCTTTCTCATTATCACCACGATCATATTGCAGATATCGGACCACTCCAATATGCGAAGCTAGTGGGATATCATTTAGGAAAAAGCAGCGGCCCGCTTCCAATCTATGGACATACTGGTGATCAAGAAGCATTTGGACGGCTTGCTGATGATGTACATACAAAGGCAAAGCCTTATCAGCCGGAAGAAGGGATTCAACTGGGCCCATTTCAAATTGAGTTTTTGAAAACGATTCATCCGGCAGAATGTTATGCTATGAGAATTCAGGCAAAGGATGCTGTGGTCGTGTATACAGCAGACTCAAGCTATCAGGAGGCATTTATTCCATTTAGCAAGGGGGCAGAACTGCTCATTGCCGAAAGCAATTTTTACGCTGGACAGGATGGATCAGGTGCAGGACATATGAACAGTACGGAAGTAGGGAAGATTGCAAAGGAAGCAAAGGTTGGGGAACTCATCATCACCCATCTGCCCCATTTTGGTCATCATAAAGACCTAGTCAATGAAGCACAGGCATTATATACTGGCAGTATACAGCTTGCCCATTCGGGGCTTAGATGGAAAAAGGAAGGAAGATAG
- a CDS encoding fatty acid--CoA ligase family protein yields the protein MDLIKNLQQTAMTKGENIALIFEGKKWTYRELMTSIERFANGLVNEGFQAGDHIALILGNSPHFVISFFGALKAGIIVVPINPTYTPSEIGYMLITGDVKGIVAPEQLLPVYEQVYEQLPSVERVIICAENEAACRSSFKEVSDRLVFFGELVSGDPKENVHPSIQPNDTAVILFTSGTTGKPKGAMLTHFNLYSNARDVAEYLSIDQKDKVIAALPMFHVFCLTVCMNAPLIHGATVYVLPHFSPSELLRMMEKEKPTLFVGVPTMYNYLYRQEGHDEAMSSVRICISGGASMPVALLHGFEKKFGVTVLEGYGLSEASPVTAFNPLDGKRKPGSVGTDIMNVKNKIVNELGEEVGPNEVGELIAKGPNIMKGYYQMPEDTEAALRDGWLYTGDLARRDEEGYIYIVDRKKDMILVGGYNVYPREVEEVLYQHESVAEAVVIGVPDPNTGEAVVCYISPKKHAHINQEDIITHCSRYLAKYKQPQTIHFIDDIPKNTTGKILRRALKEKYQAEESK from the coding sequence ATGGATTTGATCAAAAATCTTCAGCAGACGGCGATGACGAAGGGAGAAAATATCGCACTGATCTTTGAAGGAAAAAAGTGGACCTATCGAGAGCTGATGACAAGTATCGAGCGTTTTGCAAATGGATTAGTCAACGAAGGGTTTCAAGCTGGGGATCATATCGCGCTTATTTTAGGAAATTCACCACATTTTGTCATTTCTTTTTTTGGCGCATTGAAGGCAGGAATTATTGTTGTACCTATTAATCCAACATACACACCTAGTGAAATTGGATATATGCTCATCACTGGCGATGTAAAAGGTATTGTTGCGCCTGAACAGCTTCTGCCAGTTTACGAGCAGGTGTATGAGCAGCTTCCGTCCGTTGAAAGAGTCATTATTTGTGCAGAAAATGAAGCGGCGTGCAGATCAAGCTTCAAGGAAGTATCTGATCGACTTGTTTTCTTTGGGGAACTTGTGTCAGGTGATCCAAAAGAAAACGTACACCCTTCCATTCAGCCAAACGATACCGCCGTTATTTTATTTACATCTGGCACGACAGGAAAACCAAAAGGTGCAATGCTGACCCATTTTAACCTTTATTCAAATGCCAGAGATGTTGCTGAGTATTTATCGATTGATCAAAAGGACAAGGTCATTGCCGCTTTGCCAATGTTCCATGTCTTTTGTTTAACAGTCTGTATGAATGCGCCGTTGATTCATGGTGCAACGGTTTATGTCTTGCCGCATTTCAGCCCATCAGAGCTTTTACGCATGATGGAAAAAGAAAAGCCAACGCTATTTGTTGGTGTGCCCACCATGTATAATTATTTGTACCGCCAGGAGGGGCATGATGAAGCGATGTCATCTGTGAGGATATGTATATCAGGCGGTGCCTCAATGCCTGTTGCCTTACTCCATGGCTTTGAGAAAAAGTTCGGTGTTACGGTTCTTGAGGGCTATGGGTTATCAGAGGCATCTCCAGTGACTGCATTCAATCCTCTTGACGGAAAAAGAAAACCCGGCTCTGTCGGGACTGACATTATGAATGTGAAAAATAAAATTGTGAATGAACTAGGAGAAGAAGTCGGTCCAAATGAAGTTGGAGAGCTGATAGCAAAAGGGCCAAACATCATGAAAGGCTATTATCAAATGCCAGAAGATACGGAAGCTGCACTAAGAGACGGCTGGCTGTATACTGGCGATTTAGCGAGAAGAGATGAAGAAGGATATATTTATATTGTCGATCGGAAAAAGGATATGATTCTTGTTGGCGGTTATAATGTTTATCCAAGAGAAGTAGAAGAAGTACTTTATCAACATGAATCTGTAGCAGAAGCCGTTGTTATCGGTGTGCCAGACCCAAACACAGGGGAGGCAGTCGTCTGTTACATTTCCCCTAAGAAACATGCTCACATCAATCAAGAAGACATCATCACACATTGTTCACGCTATTTAGCAAAATATAAGCAGCCCCAAACGATCCATTTCATAGATGATATTCCTAAAAACACAACAGGTAAAATTTTAAGAAGAGCGCTAAAAGAAAAGTATCAAGCAGAAGAAAGTAAATAA
- a CDS encoding lipoate--protein ligase, protein MLFIDNEQHDDPMINLAIEEYCLKYLDPEETYLLFYINQPSIIIGKNQNTIEEINTKYVEDNGIKVVRRLSGGGAVYHDKGNLNFSFITKDDGDSFHNFKKFTEPVIKALQKLGVKAELSGRNDIMADGRKISGNAQFATRGRIFSHGTLLFDSEIEHVVSALNVKKEKIESKGIKSIRSRVANISELMDQKMTTEEFRKILLSYIFDTNGDVPQYRLTEKDWEKIHEISRDRYQKWEWNYGRSPKFNLQHSKRFPAGSIDLRLEVKKGMIQDCKIFGDFFGVGDIADIEKRLIGQQYDRKTISDVLEDMDMRHYFGNVSKEDFLDLIY, encoded by the coding sequence ATGCTGTTTATCGATAACGAACAACATGACGATCCAATGATTAATTTAGCAATTGAAGAATATTGCTTAAAATATTTAGATCCAGAAGAAACGTATTTGCTATTTTACATCAATCAGCCGTCGATTATTATTGGAAAGAACCAAAATACAATAGAAGAAATCAACACAAAGTATGTAGAAGACAATGGAATCAAAGTTGTGCGCCGCTTATCCGGCGGTGGTGCAGTTTACCATGACAAAGGAAACTTAAACTTCAGTTTTATCACAAAAGATGATGGGGACAGCTTCCATAACTTTAAAAAGTTCACGGAGCCAGTCATTAAAGCGCTTCAAAAGCTAGGCGTTAAAGCGGAATTGAGCGGCAGAAATGATATCATGGCAGACGGACGTAAAATTTCTGGAAATGCCCAGTTCGCAACAAGAGGACGTATTTTCAGCCATGGCACACTGCTATTTGATTCAGAAATTGAACATGTCGTTTCGGCTTTAAATGTGAAAAAAGAAAAGATTGAATCAAAAGGCATTAAATCGATTAGAAGCAGGGTGGCCAATATTAGTGAACTGATGGATCAAAAAATGACAACAGAAGAATTTAGAAAAATTCTTTTAAGCTACATTTTTGATACAAATGGGGACGTGCCTCAATATCGCCTGACTGAGAAGGATTGGGAAAAGATTCACGAAATTTCCCGGGATCGATATCAAAAATGGGAATGGAACTACGGCCGTTCACCGAAATTTAATTTGCAGCATTCTAAGAGATTCCCTGCAGGCTCCATTGATTTGCGATTAGAGGTGAAAAAAGGGATGATTCAGGATTGCAAAATCTTTGGTGATTTCTTTGGCGTAGGGGATATTGCCGATATTGAAAAGCGGCTCATTGGACAGCAATATGATCGTAAAACGATCAGCGACGTCTTAGAAGATATGGATATGCGTCACTATTTCGGCAACGTATCAAAAGAGGATTTTCTTGATTTGATTTATTAA